A DNA window from Ornithinimicrobium humiphilum contains the following coding sequences:
- a CDS encoding AI-2E family transporter encodes MTDRPFDPEHADASPELVVGRDATGRTYVERAETVPTPGAHPDQVGGVDRGALILESLKGAAAWAWRFLLLAAALAVLFYVLGKLWVGVLPLLLALIVSTVLWGPVRFLTRRGWPSGLAAGLVLLLGLGAFVGSLAAIAPGIVAQGQDIVKQASQGLQQILDWVEGPPLNLKNEQVSEYVDQASDWLQQQSANIASGVLTGVTTAGSLLVTLAMVLVLTFFFLKDGERFAPWVRRFTGPTAGMHLTEALARMWVTLGGFIRAQALVSLVDAVFIGIGLLILGVPLAFGLALITFFAGFIPIVGAVTAGALAVLVALVSEGFVTALWVLAIVLAVQQIEGNVLSPILQSKAMDLHPVIILLAVAAGGTRWGIVGAFLAVPVTATVVSVIRYASEQLDLRTGTVRADELRQLTPEGQRAAVLAEEAAPVFQLRARQAHERVEQERTVAKQDRVRRAGSLAAAFRERVLRSRAQHVPSDDTPVTPSTAHEASSPPEDDRS; translated from the coding sequence GTGACTGACAGACCCTTCGATCCCGAGCACGCCGACGCGTCCCCCGAGCTGGTGGTCGGCCGTGACGCGACCGGCCGCACCTACGTCGAGCGCGCCGAGACGGTGCCCACCCCCGGCGCCCACCCCGACCAGGTCGGCGGGGTCGACCGCGGCGCACTCATCCTCGAGAGCCTCAAGGGCGCCGCCGCCTGGGCGTGGCGCTTCCTCCTCCTGGCCGCCGCCCTGGCCGTCCTCTTCTACGTGCTCGGCAAGCTCTGGGTCGGCGTCCTGCCGCTGCTGCTCGCCCTCATCGTCAGCACCGTGCTCTGGGGGCCGGTCCGCTTCCTCACCCGTCGCGGATGGCCCTCCGGACTGGCCGCGGGCCTCGTCCTCCTCCTCGGCCTCGGCGCCTTCGTCGGCAGCCTCGCGGCCATCGCGCCGGGCATCGTGGCCCAGGGCCAGGACATCGTGAAGCAGGCGAGCCAGGGTCTGCAGCAGATCCTCGACTGGGTCGAGGGCCCGCCCCTGAACCTCAAGAACGAGCAGGTCAGCGAATACGTCGACCAGGCCAGCGACTGGCTGCAGCAGCAGTCGGCCAACATCGCCTCCGGGGTCCTCACCGGTGTCACGACGGCCGGCTCGCTGCTGGTCACCCTGGCGATGGTCCTGGTGCTCACCTTCTTCTTCCTCAAGGACGGCGAGCGGTTCGCGCCGTGGGTGCGCCGCTTCACCGGACCGACCGCCGGGATGCACCTGACGGAGGCCCTGGCCCGGATGTGGGTCACCCTGGGCGGCTTCATCCGCGCCCAGGCGCTCGTCTCGCTCGTGGACGCCGTCTTCATCGGCATCGGCCTGCTCATCCTCGGCGTGCCGCTGGCCTTCGGCCTAGCGCTCATCACCTTCTTCGCGGGCTTCATCCCCATCGTCGGTGCCGTGACCGCCGGTGCCCTCGCGGTCCTCGTGGCCCTCGTCTCCGAGGGCTTCGTCACGGCGCTGTGGGTCCTGGCCATCGTCCTGGCCGTGCAGCAGATCGAGGGCAACGTGCTCTCCCCGATCCTGCAGAGCAAGGCCATGGACCTGCACCCCGTGATCATCCTGCTCGCGGTCGCCGCCGGCGGCACCCGGTGGGGCATCGTCGGGGCCTTCCTGGCCGTGCCGGTCACGGCGACCGTGGTCAGCGTGATCCGCTACGCCAGCGAGCAGCTCGACCTGCGCACCGGCACCGTCCGGGCCGACGAGCTGCGGCAGCTCACCCCCGAGGGGCAGCGTGCCGCCGTCCTCGCGGAGGAGGCCGCCCCCGTCTTCCAGCTCCGGGCCCGCCAGGCCCACGAGAGGGTGGAGCAGGAGCGCACCGTCGCCAAGCAGGACCGGGTCCGACGGGCCGGCTCGCTGGCCGCCGCCTTCCGCGAGCGGGTGCTCCGCAGCCGGGCCCAGCACGTGCCCTCCGACGACACGCCGGTCACACCGTCCACGGCGCACGAGGCGAGCTCCCCGCCGGAGGACGACCGCTCCTGA
- a CDS encoding GNAT family N-acetyltransferase, with protein sequence MIVELLPPHTGRAFEAMRELRPHLASEEEFVRRVDQGQRPDGYRLVCSVPDGRASALAVAGFRLGENLAWGRHLYIDDLSTVPSARGQGHARALLAWIHDEAYRLGCSQVHLDSGVGPDRVSAHRLYFNSGYRISSHHFSADL encoded by the coding sequence GTGATCGTCGAACTGCTGCCGCCCCACACCGGACGTGCCTTCGAGGCGATGCGTGAGCTCCGGCCGCATCTCGCATCCGAGGAGGAGTTCGTCCGACGCGTGGATCAGGGGCAGCGACCTGACGGGTACCGACTGGTCTGCTCCGTCCCGGACGGCAGGGCTTCCGCGCTTGCCGTTGCTGGTTTCCGCCTCGGGGAGAACCTGGCCTGGGGCCGCCATCTCTACATCGACGACCTGTCCACGGTGCCGTCAGCACGCGGGCAGGGACACGCACGAGCCCTCTTGGCCTGGATCCACGACGAGGCGTACCGGCTGGGGTGCAGTCAGGTGCACCTGGACTCGGGCGTCGGACCGGATCGCGTCTCCGCCCACCGTCTCTACTTCAACTCGGGCTACCGCATCAGCTCGCATCACTTCAGCGCGGACCTCTGA
- a CDS encoding D-hexose-6-phosphate mutarotase — translation MSETAPTLVPHVHESDRSRLVAYDHGAHLVEWTVDGRRVVWVSDEAVLDGSAPIRGGVPICFPWFAGGPQDDLTPSHGVVRTATWRPTETDGAEVWAWELDSSDVIEAPGAEHLPGPFRARYAVALEQEDGTETLVLRLRLTNTGPDDYRAEAALHTYLAVDDVRQVRVLGLEGAGYLDKVTGEHEVQDGPVTMEGETDRVYERSGPVTLADADGRALLELRPGGAAQTVVWNPWADQAVRLADLGDEEWTRFVCVETVARGERALTLRAGDTTEVSCRMVPLLSPTA, via the coding sequence ATGAGCGAGACCGCGCCCACGCTGGTGCCCCACGTCCACGAGTCCGACCGATCCCGCCTGGTCGCCTACGACCACGGCGCGCACCTCGTCGAGTGGACGGTGGACGGGCGGCGGGTGGTGTGGGTCAGCGACGAGGCGGTCCTCGACGGCTCCGCGCCGATCCGCGGCGGCGTGCCGATCTGCTTCCCGTGGTTCGCCGGCGGTCCGCAGGACGACCTCACGCCGTCCCACGGCGTGGTGCGCACCGCGACGTGGCGTCCGACCGAGACGGACGGCGCCGAGGTCTGGGCCTGGGAGCTCGACTCCTCGGACGTGATCGAGGCTCCGGGCGCCGAGCACCTTCCCGGACCCTTCCGGGCCCGCTACGCGGTCGCCCTGGAGCAGGAGGACGGCACCGAGACGCTCGTCCTGCGCCTGCGGCTGACCAACACCGGCCCCGACGACTACCGCGCCGAGGCGGCCCTCCACACCTACCTGGCCGTCGACGACGTCCGCCAGGTCCGGGTGCTCGGGCTCGAGGGCGCCGGCTACCTCGACAAGGTGACCGGCGAGCACGAGGTCCAGGACGGTCCGGTCACGATGGAGGGTGAGACGGACCGCGTCTACGAGCGCAGCGGGCCGGTGACCCTGGCCGACGCCGACGGGCGGGCGCTCCTCGAGCTGCGACCCGGCGGCGCCGCGCAGACCGTCGTGTGGAACCCGTGGGCCGACCAGGCCGTCCGACTGGCCGACCTCGGGGACGAGGAGTGGACCCGCTTCGTGTGCGTCGAGACCGTCGCGCGCGGCGAGCGGGCGCTCACCCTCCGGGCGGGCGACACGACGGAGGTCTCCTGCCGGATGGTGCCCCTCCTCTCCCCCACCGCGTGA
- a CDS encoding biliverdin-producing heme oxygenase translates to MIPTTPLLERLRDDTREALVHLEGLPLWAALKDGTLPRESYVLFLEAMHAVHEPLREPLGGQPDPRVTAFWDAMAARIPLLEEDLTYLQRDRPGRTTESLLHAIMLSEETVLRGRRDPASLAGFLYVLHTSPLGDSLLAPLLSQPYGLPGTEGLAFVQGSAPAQQAWGPFAEALQASTLDRDGQARAVDAALEAVEGLERIAEQLHPLVLEDDPDTLGHVLNPGAGRHVVAEDPRELRAALRAGVRSWERFPYYERRYGRRGRRFTRSDSAWLVTLASLPQSEVDRQIRWLGQVLAARGMPRWMLELHLEVLHEELVLSVPEAGDAYAPLLSAARHLRDQRHSVLEERVWGEIGASFDAAVGSRWARQLPGIGGLLVAAVADEALGVRHAVSSLEGWLTDPGRFPPAWATAVRQTLDQAWELVDAARPGLSTGSGA, encoded by the coding sequence ATGATCCCCACCACGCCGTTGCTGGAGCGCCTGCGTGACGACACGCGGGAGGCGCTCGTCCACCTCGAGGGGCTGCCTCTCTGGGCCGCGCTGAAGGACGGGACCCTGCCGCGGGAGTCCTACGTGCTCTTCCTCGAGGCGATGCATGCGGTGCACGAGCCGCTCCGCGAACCTCTCGGTGGCCAGCCGGACCCGAGGGTCACCGCGTTCTGGGACGCCATGGCCGCGCGGATTCCGCTGCTCGAGGAGGACCTGACCTACCTTCAGCGCGACCGCCCGGGCAGGACGACGGAGTCCCTGCTCCACGCCATCATGCTCTCCGAGGAGACCGTTCTCCGCGGCCGGCGGGACCCGGCCTCGCTGGCGGGCTTCCTGTACGTGCTGCATACCTCTCCGTTGGGAGACAGCCTTCTCGCACCCCTGCTCAGCCAGCCCTACGGGCTGCCGGGCACGGAGGGCCTCGCGTTCGTCCAGGGCAGCGCCCCTGCACAGCAGGCCTGGGGTCCGTTCGCCGAGGCGTTGCAGGCGTCCACGCTCGACCGCGACGGCCAGGCGCGCGCAGTGGACGCGGCCCTGGAGGCGGTGGAGGGCCTCGAGCGCATCGCGGAGCAGCTGCACCCGCTCGTCCTGGAGGACGACCCCGACACCCTGGGGCATGTGCTCAACCCGGGGGCTGGGCGGCACGTCGTCGCCGAAGACCCACGCGAGCTGCGTGCCGCGCTGCGGGCCGGTGTGCGCTCGTGGGAGCGGTTTCCCTACTACGAGCGGCGCTACGGTCGGCGGGGACGCCGGTTCACCCGCAGCGACAGCGCGTGGCTGGTCACGCTGGCGAGCCTGCCGCAGAGCGAGGTCGACCGCCAGATCCGCTGGCTCGGGCAGGTGCTCGCGGCACGGGGCATGCCGCGCTGGATGCTCGAGCTGCACCTCGAGGTCCTGCACGAGGAGCTCGTCCTGTCCGTCCCCGAGGCCGGGGACGCCTACGCGCCCCTGCTGTCGGCTGCCCGGCACCTGCGCGACCAGCGCCACTCGGTCCTCGAGGAGCGGGTATGGGGTGAGATCGGCGCGTCCTTCGACGCCGCCGTCGGGAGCCGGTGGGCCCGGCAGCTGCCGGGGATCGGCGGCCTCCTCGTGGCCGCGGTCGCCGACGAGGCCCTCGGCGTGCGGCACGCGGTGTCCAGCCTGGAGGGCTGGCTCACCGACCCGGGCAGGTTCCCCCCGGCGTGGGCGACGGCTGTGCGGCAGACGCTGGACCAGGCCTGGGAGCTGGTGGATGCGGCACGTCCGGGACTGAGCACCGGCTCCGGCGCCTGA
- a CDS encoding single-stranded DNA-binding protein, with the protein MAARTAAPANEVHLVGRVSGEPAARTLPSGDELVQFRLVVPREGRREDGGRTRVDTIDIACWAAGVRRTAGRLPDGQAVEVLGQLRRRFFAAGGGRASRYEVEATQVRRVELE; encoded by the coding sequence ATGGCAGCACGGACGGCGGCACCGGCCAACGAGGTGCATCTGGTCGGACGCGTCAGCGGCGAGCCGGCGGCGCGGACGCTCCCCAGCGGCGACGAGCTGGTGCAGTTCCGCCTGGTCGTGCCACGGGAGGGGCGTCGGGAGGACGGGGGCCGCACGCGCGTCGACACCATTGACATCGCCTGCTGGGCCGCCGGCGTCCGCCGCACGGCCGGCCGCCTGCCCGACGGTCAGGCGGTCGAGGTCCTCGGGCAGCTGCGACGGCGCTTCTTCGCGGCCGGCGGTGGTCGTGCGTCGCGCTACGAGGTGGAGGCCACGCAGGTGCGGCGGGTGGAGCTGGAGTGA
- a CDS encoding MmcQ/YjbR family DNA-binding protein, whose translation MAERPPVPDEWVQRCDRILSALPQCTGEDAWVGVRWRVRNATVAHLFGGEDQQFRLVVRAEPDEVRAFEAMGDPYFRAGWGTNAVGLIIDHATDWDEVEELLVASYCVQAPQKLADEVLATWGSRPGGSV comes from the coding sequence ATGGCGGAACGACCCCCGGTGCCCGACGAGTGGGTGCAGCGTTGCGACCGGATCCTGTCCGCCCTGCCGCAGTGCACGGGCGAGGACGCCTGGGTCGGTGTCCGCTGGCGGGTGCGGAACGCTACCGTCGCACACCTGTTCGGAGGCGAGGACCAGCAGTTCCGACTCGTCGTCCGGGCCGAGCCCGACGAGGTGCGAGCCTTCGAGGCGATGGGCGATCCATACTTCCGTGCCGGCTGGGGCACGAATGCCGTCGGCCTCATCATCGACCACGCCACGGACTGGGACGAGGTCGAGGAGCTGCTCGTGGCGTCGTACTGCGTGCAGGCTCCGCAGAAGCTCGCCGACGAGGTGCTGGCGACCTGGGGATCGCGTCCGGGCGGCTCTGTCTAG
- a CDS encoding acyltransferase codes for MSAPRQPLAWISWLRVVAIAGVVLVHVTGATASGPGSTTTVDGWVARALDLAFLWAVPVFVMLAGTVSLDPDRYRGDGHYLRRRALRLLPAIVVWNAVYVAYRASAEEGWWRGPRAALEDVLTGSVAPHLYFLWIVLGLSLLTPLLVPWVARASRTARVLAAAGLWMVPVLSTWPLGPDGEPVGLATVAWTWWLPYLGAYLMGEALHGVVLPRRWVAPAVAAVLGLTGLLVWQWQNPKAPAWLETWVGAHYYGPSVAVLCVLVLLLAQTTVRPGGALAVLAGPGVVRVVHPLATATMGIFALHFLVLMVGLDLGLLGEPVATWPVLLGRALVVGVVTTVLVLLLRRAPVVRQVL; via the coding sequence ATGTCCGCACCCCGACAGCCGCTGGCGTGGATCAGCTGGCTGCGCGTCGTCGCGATCGCGGGCGTCGTGCTCGTCCACGTCACCGGCGCCACGGCGAGCGGACCAGGGTCGACCACGACCGTCGACGGCTGGGTCGCCCGGGCGCTGGACCTGGCGTTCCTCTGGGCGGTGCCGGTCTTCGTCATGCTCGCGGGGACCGTCTCGCTCGACCCCGACCGTTACCGCGGCGACGGCCACTACCTCCGCCGCCGCGCCCTGCGGCTGCTGCCCGCGATCGTCGTCTGGAACGCCGTGTACGTCGCCTACCGGGCTTCCGCGGAGGAGGGCTGGTGGCGGGGCCCGCGGGCGGCGCTCGAGGACGTGCTGACCGGTTCGGTCGCACCCCACCTGTACTTCCTGTGGATCGTCCTCGGTCTCTCGCTGCTCACCCCGTTGCTGGTGCCGTGGGTCGCGCGCGCCTCCCGGACGGCGAGGGTGCTCGCGGCGGCCGGGCTCTGGATGGTGCCGGTCCTCTCGACCTGGCCCCTGGGCCCGGACGGGGAGCCGGTGGGGTTGGCGACGGTCGCCTGGACCTGGTGGCTGCCCTACCTCGGGGCCTACCTCATGGGTGAGGCGCTGCACGGCGTCGTGCTGCCCCGCCGGTGGGTCGCTCCGGCGGTCGCTGCGGTGCTGGGTCTGACGGGGCTGCTCGTCTGGCAGTGGCAGAACCCGAAGGCCCCTGCCTGGCTGGAGACCTGGGTGGGCGCGCACTACTACGGGCCCTCCGTCGCCGTGCTCTGCGTGCTCGTCCTGCTCCTGGCCCAGACGACGGTCCGGCCCGGTGGCGCGCTCGCGGTGCTCGCCGGTCCCGGGGTGGTGCGGGTGGTGCATCCCCTGGCGACGGCGACGATGGGGATCTTCGCGCTGCACTTCCTGGTGCTGATGGTCGGCCTGGACCTCGGGCTGCTCGGGGAGCCGGTCGCGACGTGGCCGGTCCTGCTCGGGCGTGCCCTGGTCGTGGGCGTCGTCACCACGGTCCTCGTGCTGCTCCTGCGACGGGCCCCCGTCGTGCGGCAGGTCCTGTAG
- a CDS encoding alpha/beta fold hydrolase, which translates to MQPCKVHRYGNPDSRAVVLVHGLTDAGTAWPDLVQHWGDRWDVHAVDLRGHGESPRFTDAELADAPAVMLADLVAVIDDLPEPAALVGHSLGGLLSLRATLARPDRVWALVLEDPARPTGAQPDPDFLAHNEEFLESVDADPEKEIRRMAVETIWSRSEIEAWAACKPLVDRDYIRRGLHLGDPVWEGLFNALMVPTLLVLPPDAPMAPRAEAVHNPLVRTAVVADAGHCVRRDQPGEYHRLVDDFLAEAAPR; encoded by the coding sequence GTGCAACCGTGCAAGGTCCACCGCTACGGGAACCCTGACTCCCGCGCCGTCGTGCTCGTGCACGGCCTGACCGACGCGGGCACGGCGTGGCCGGACCTCGTGCAGCACTGGGGTGACCGGTGGGACGTGCACGCCGTCGACCTTCGTGGACACGGCGAGTCTCCCCGCTTCACCGACGCCGAGCTTGCGGACGCTCCGGCGGTGATGCTCGCCGACCTCGTCGCGGTCATCGACGACCTGCCCGAACCTGCTGCACTGGTCGGGCACTCGCTCGGGGGTCTTCTCTCGTTGCGCGCCACCCTCGCCCGTCCGGACCGGGTATGGGCGCTGGTCCTGGAGGACCCGGCCAGGCCGACCGGGGCGCAGCCCGACCCGGACTTCCTGGCCCACAACGAGGAGTTCCTCGAGAGCGTGGACGCCGATCCTGAGAAGGAGATTCGGCGCATGGCGGTCGAGACGATCTGGAGCCGCTCGGAGATCGAGGCGTGGGCGGCCTGCAAACCGCTGGTCGACCGTGACTACATCCGCCGCGGCCTCCACCTGGGTGACCCAGTCTGGGAGGGGCTCTTCAACGCGCTCATGGTGCCCACCCTGCTCGTCCTGCCGCCCGACGCACCCATGGCGCCACGTGCGGAGGCCGTCCACAACCCCCTCGTCCGGACGGCCGTCGTCGCAGACGCGGGGCATTGCGTCCGGCGGGACCAGCCGGGGGAGTACCACCGCCTGGTCGACGATTTCCTAGCGGAGGCGGCACCCCGCTAG
- a CDS encoding polyprenol monophosphomannose synthase: protein MTRSRPALERVCVCVPTYNEVGNVEMIVRRLRAAVPTADVLVLDDNSPDGTGEVADRLAADDPQVHVLHRAGKQGLGPAYLAGFRWARERGYDAVVEIDADGSHQPEQLPSLLAAAADADVVIGSRWVPGGSVHNWPAHRRALSVGANTYARFALGIPVRDATAGFRVYRLSALGEMDTDAVASQGYCFQVDLTLRALDRGLTVVEVPVAFVEREVGTSKMDDSIVREAAVRVGVWGVQRRSRQLRERLGRVGRSTGWHHLEEDL, encoded by the coding sequence GTGACCAGGAGCCGACCCGCGCTGGAGCGCGTGTGCGTCTGCGTGCCCACCTACAACGAGGTCGGCAACGTGGAGATGATCGTCCGCCGGCTGCGCGCCGCGGTGCCCACCGCCGACGTGCTCGTGCTCGACGACAACAGCCCCGACGGCACCGGCGAGGTCGCCGACCGGCTGGCCGCGGACGACCCGCAGGTCCACGTGCTGCACCGGGCGGGCAAGCAAGGCCTGGGCCCCGCCTACCTGGCGGGTTTCCGCTGGGCGCGCGAGCGCGGCTACGACGCCGTCGTGGAGATCGACGCGGACGGGTCGCACCAGCCCGAGCAGCTGCCCTCGCTGCTCGCCGCCGCCGCGGACGCCGACGTGGTCATCGGGTCGCGCTGGGTGCCGGGCGGGTCGGTGCACAACTGGCCAGCGCACCGTCGCGCGCTGAGCGTCGGCGCCAACACCTACGCCCGCTTCGCGCTCGGCATCCCGGTGCGCGACGCCACCGCCGGCTTCCGTGTCTACCGGCTGTCCGCGCTGGGGGAGATGGACACCGACGCGGTGGCCTCGCAGGGCTACTGCTTCCAGGTCGACCTGACGCTGCGCGCCCTCGACCGCGGCCTGACCGTGGTCGAGGTCCCGGTGGCGTTCGTCGAGCGGGAGGTCGGCACCTCCAAGATGGACGACTCGATCGTGCGCGAGGCCGCGGTCCGCGTCGGGGTATGGGGTGTGCAGCGCCGCTCCCGCCAGCTGCGGGAACGCCTGGGGCGGGTCGGACGTTCGACGGGGTGGCACCACCTTGAGGAGGACCTGTGA
- a CDS encoding MFS transporter encodes MTTTSQVLRADPAVERTRGHQRAWGWYDWANSAYVTTTGTVLISPYLTSLARNDACPDLAAGETCDAMLSILGVPVAVGSLAPYTITVATIVSALVLLFVGAIADRHPRPVWLLGGLAWTGAAAASLMFFLEGTNWQLGVLLIVIANLCLGASTVVYDALLNRIAHPDDRDKVSSRAWALGYLGGGLLLVLNLVVLQTYESLGLSYGMAIRLSLLSAGLWWAVFTLIPVIGLRRIRGTTAVPVERDAGVVGGTISQLRDTFGEVRRYPHTLTFLLAYLFFNDGIQTVITSASLYGTEALGFDTAQLTITILVVQFVAFFGALFFGFVAGRIGAKKTVLGGIVMWTLVVAFAYFVPRGAFTIWLICAVLIGTVMGGTQALSRSLYSQLVPKGRESEFFSFYQAMERGTSWFGSLAFGLTYQLTGSYRPAILVTIVFFVVGGLILTRVRMREGIAAAGNEQPRIV; translated from the coding sequence ATGACGACCACGAGCCAGGTGCTGCGGGCCGATCCCGCCGTCGAGCGCACCCGCGGCCACCAGCGGGCCTGGGGCTGGTACGACTGGGCGAACTCCGCCTACGTCACCACGACGGGCACCGTCCTCATCAGCCCCTACCTGACCTCCCTGGCGCGCAACGACGCCTGCCCCGACCTCGCCGCCGGCGAGACCTGCGACGCGATGCTGTCCATCCTCGGCGTCCCGGTCGCCGTCGGCTCGCTCGCGCCCTACACGATCACGGTGGCGACCATCGTCTCGGCGCTCGTGCTCCTCTTCGTCGGCGCCATCGCCGACCGCCACCCACGGCCCGTCTGGCTGCTCGGCGGTCTGGCCTGGACCGGTGCCGCCGCCGCCTCCCTGATGTTCTTCCTCGAGGGCACCAACTGGCAGCTCGGCGTGCTGCTCATCGTCATCGCCAACCTGTGCCTGGGTGCCTCGACGGTCGTCTACGACGCGCTGCTCAACCGCATCGCCCATCCCGACGACCGCGACAAGGTCTCCTCACGGGCCTGGGCGCTGGGCTACCTCGGCGGCGGCCTGCTGCTCGTGCTCAACCTCGTCGTGCTGCAGACCTACGAGAGTCTCGGCCTGTCCTACGGCATGGCCATCCGCCTGTCGCTGCTCTCGGCCGGTCTGTGGTGGGCGGTCTTCACCCTCATCCCGGTCATCGGCCTGCGCCGCATCCGCGGCACCACGGCCGTCCCGGTCGAGCGCGACGCCGGCGTCGTCGGCGGCACCATCAGCCAGCTGCGCGACACCTTCGGCGAGGTGCGCCGCTACCCCCACACGCTGACCTTCCTGCTCGCCTACCTGTTCTTCAACGACGGAATCCAGACGGTCATCACCTCGGCCAGCCTCTACGGCACCGAGGCACTCGGCTTCGACACCGCCCAGCTGACGATCACCATCCTCGTGGTGCAGTTCGTCGCCTTCTTCGGCGCGCTCTTCTTCGGGTTCGTCGCAGGACGGATCGGGGCCAAGAAGACGGTCCTCGGCGGCATCGTCATGTGGACCCTGGTCGTGGCCTTCGCCTACTTCGTGCCCCGCGGGGCCTTCACCATCTGGCTGATCTGCGCGGTGCTCATCGGCACCGTCATGGGCGGCACCCAGGCGCTCTCCCGCTCCCTCTACTCCCAGCTCGTGCCCAAGGGCCGGGAGTCGGAGTTCTTCAGCTTCTACCAGGCGATGGAGCGCGGCACGAGCTGGTTCGGAAGCCTGGCCTTCGGCCTCACCTACCAGCTCACCGGCTCCTACCGGCCGGCGATCCTCGTCACGATCGTCTTCTTCGTCGTCGGCGGGCTCATCCTCACCCGGGTGCGGATGCGCGAGGGCATCGCGGCGGCAGGCAACGAGCAGCCCCGCATCGTCTAG
- a CDS encoding FxsA family protein, giving the protein MTPGPAPRRRVGILRWLLAAVILLPLVEIVVLVAVGRSIGVLWTIGLLVAMALLGTWLSRREGGRTVRALQEAVQTGRMPAREATDAILVALGGFLLILPGFLSDVLGLLLVLPITRPAARRLLTWVVSRQAARLGATTAGASYRRTSAGAEGVVIEGEIIAEEPAPGTRPEEGRGRLEA; this is encoded by the coding sequence GTGACACCTGGACCCGCGCCCCGGCGCCGTGTCGGCATCCTGCGCTGGTTGCTCGCGGCCGTGATCCTGCTGCCCCTGGTGGAGATCGTCGTGCTGGTGGCCGTCGGCCGCTCCATCGGCGTGCTGTGGACCATCGGCCTGCTGGTGGCGATGGCGCTGCTGGGCACCTGGCTGTCCCGCCGCGAGGGCGGACGCACGGTGCGGGCGCTGCAGGAGGCGGTGCAGACGGGCCGGATGCCGGCGCGCGAGGCGACCGACGCCATCCTGGTCGCCCTCGGCGGCTTCCTGCTCATCCTGCCGGGCTTCCTCAGCGACGTCCTCGGGCTGCTGCTCGTCCTGCCCATCACCCGCCCGGCGGCGCGCAGGCTGCTGACCTGGGTCGTGTCGCGGCAGGCCGCCCGGCTCGGCGCCACGACCGCCGGTGCCAGCTACCGGCGCACCTCCGCCGGTGCGGAGGGCGTGGTGATCGAGGGCGAGATCATCGCCGAGGAGCCGGCGCCGGGAACCCGTCCCGAGGAGGGCCGGGGGCGCCTCGAGGCCTGA
- a CDS encoding CsbD family protein, with protein sequence MGLGDKIRNAAEGAKGQGKEHLGDALDNDRMEAEGRSEQVQADVKQTGEKVKDAWNDATGD encoded by the coding sequence ATGGGACTGGGTGACAAGATCCGCAACGCCGCCGAGGGCGCCAAGGGTCAGGGCAAGGAACACCTCGGCGACGCCCTCGACAACGACCGCATGGAGGCCGAAGGCCGCTCCGAGCAGGTGCAGGCCGACGTCAAGCAGACGGGGGAGAAGGTCAAGGACGCCTGGAACGACGCGACGGGCGACTGA
- a CDS encoding RNA polymerase-binding protein RbpA, giving the protein MAERSLRGTNLSWLSFESDEGVTFSERQITRYVCPDGHISELPFSVEAEIPSLWECRCGKDAKLVDGPEPEAKATKPQRTHWDMLLERRSIPELEELLEERLELLRTSRGEKPSRKRTA; this is encoded by the coding sequence ATGGCTGAGAGGTCCCTGCGCGGCACGAACCTGAGCTGGCTGTCTTTCGAGAGCGACGAGGGGGTCACGTTCAGCGAGCGCCAGATCACCCGTTACGTGTGCCCGGACGGCCACATCAGCGAGCTCCCGTTCTCGGTCGAGGCCGAGATCCCCTCGCTGTGGGAGTGCCGCTGCGGCAAGGACGCCAAGCTCGTCGACGGCCCCGAGCCGGAGGCCAAGGCGACCAAGCCCCAGCGCACCCACTGGGACATGCTCCTGGAGCGCCGCTCGATCCCCGAGCTCGAGGAGCTGCTGGAGGAGCGTCTGGAGCTGCTGCGCACGAGCCGTGGCGAGAAGCCCAGCCGCAAGCGCACCGCCTGA